The window TTCTAATTTATCATTTACATTAATGCAATTCAAATCTTCAAAAGCAGTTGTTAAACGTTTAACAAAAGTTTCTTCACCTTTACGCAACCAAACACGAGGATCATAATATTTTTTATTTGGTTTATCATCGCCATCAGGATTACCAATTTGGCCCTGAAGAAAGGCTTCATTCTTTTTGTAATATTCTAAAATACCTTCCCAGAACGCCCATTGCATGTCGGTATCAATGTTCATCTTAATCGCACCATAAGAAATTGCTTCTCTTATTTCTTCTTGTGAAGAACCTGAACCACCATGAAAAACAAAATTAATTGGTTTTTCTGCTTCAAGCCCTAGTTTTTCTTTGATATAATCTTGAGAATTTTTAAGAATTACCGGTTGAAGTTTAACATTACCCGGTTTATAAACACCATGAACATTACCAAAGGCCGCAGCAACTGTAAAACGAGGCGAAACTTTGCTTAATTCTTCGTATGCATAAGCAACCTCACTTGGTTGAGTATATAGCTTAGAGCTATCAACATCGCTATTATCTACGCCATCTTCCTCACCGCCGGTAACACCAAGTTCTATTTCGATGGTCATGTTCATTTTAGACATTCGAGCTAAATATTTAGCCGAAATTTCCATGTTTTCTTCAATAGATTCTTCCGATAAATCTAACATATGTGATGAAAACAAAGGTTTTCCTGTTTCAGCGAAGAATTTTTCACCATGGTCTAAAAGGCCATCAATCCAAGGCAATAATTTTTTAGCGGCGTGATCTGTGTGTAAAACCACGGCAACACCATAATGTTCTGCCAATAAGTGTACATGTTTGGCTGCCGATACAGCGCCTAAAATACATGCTTGTAATTTCTCATTATCTAAAGATTTACCAGCATAAAACTGAGCACCACCATTAGATAATTGAATCATAACAGGCGAATTTACTGCCTTAGCAGTTTCCAACACAGCATTAACAGTATTTGTACCTGTTACATTAACTGCTGGTAAAGCAAACTGATGTTTTTTAGCCTGTTCAAACAATTCTTGAACGGCATCTCCGTAAATTACGCCTTTATAGCCTTTTAAACCCATTTCTTGTTATTTTATTTAATTCGAAGTTATAAAAAAAAATAACATTTTGCACTTTTATAACAACAGAATTATTTGCTTAATAACCAAACAAGGCATATTTAGTCTGAAAATTAATTTATGCATCGTGTACATTATACACTAAATAGAAATACTTGAGTTATAATAATTTTTCGTTTCTTTGCAGTCCAATTCTTTAAAAAATTATATGGCTTGGTTTAAGAGAGAGAATAAAGGTATCATTACCACAACTGAAGAGAAAAAAGAAGCACCCGATGGATTGTGGAATAAATGTCCAAATTGTAAAAAACCATTACATCAGGCAGAGCTTCAAGAAAACAAAT is drawn from Pedobacter mucosus and contains these coding sequences:
- the fbaA gene encoding class II fructose-bisphosphate aldolase; this translates as MGLKGYKGVIYGDAVQELFEQAKKHQFALPAVNVTGTNTVNAVLETAKAVNSPVMIQLSNGGAQFYAGKSLDNEKLQACILGAVSAAKHVHLLAEHYGVAVVLHTDHAAKKLLPWIDGLLDHGEKFFAETGKPLFSSHMLDLSEESIEENMEISAKYLARMSKMNMTIEIELGVTGGEEDGVDNSDVDSSKLYTQPSEVAYAYEELSKVSPRFTVAAAFGNVHGVYKPGNVKLQPVILKNSQDYIKEKLGLEAEKPINFVFHGGSGSSQEEIREAISYGAIKMNIDTDMQWAFWEGILEYYKKNEAFLQGQIGNPDGDDKPNKKYYDPRVWLRKGEETFVKRLTTAFEDLNCINVNDKLED